A part of Planktothrix tepida PCC 9214 genomic DNA contains:
- a CDS encoding Tn3 family transposase, giving the protein SPELRRRATAGLNKGEAKHTLKRAVFFNRLGEVRDRSYEDQFYRASGLNLVVAAIVLWNTVYLEKAVDYLKQQGVDIPEEY; this is encoded by the coding sequence AGTCCTGAATTACGACGAAGGGCGACTGCGGGGCTAAACAAGGGTGAGGCAAAACATACTCTCAAAAGGGCGGTATTTTTTAATCGTCTGGGTGAGGTGCGCGACCGCTCTTATGAAGATCAATTTTATCGTGCCAGTGGGTTAAATTTGGTGGTGGCGGCGATAGTTTTATGGAATACGGTGTACTTAGAAAAAGCTGTTGATTATTTGAAACAACAGGGTGTGGATATTCCTGAAGAATATTT